From Pieris rapae chromosome 3, ilPieRapa1.1, whole genome shotgun sequence, a single genomic window includes:
- the LOC110997052 gene encoding uncharacterized protein LOC110997052, translating to MRGWCAAGAGGRWRARCAAVLLAWCALAALMLAPRLQTPATGSRPARPARLLLQSEPAASTSAPPSSLAPALPATDTRVLTEEELRADAERRLPSLPLSYWHKHKDDKNKFYKKKDCAPFPSIYDIEFHNTYWQTLRAKGEVFHLYGAYMDARNASRIGPAVRVLAVHDRIKPTLATHCQLWFEEREAPVVVRNLEYKYVWNSKWGNYRDGVLQPYLMACVLPADVRHLVPASVSLVANPCDRATNNLRVHNDRPPTPAERKDFAVCVKGLDFLHEDLSVRLVEWIEMVRLLGAHKIFFYELQVHPNITKVLDYYQDLGVVEVTPITLPGGQPNLPGLQHMYLKKKTTHKRQMELIPYNDCLYRHMYQYRWLALLDIDEVIVPLEDGDWGALMRRILPLSTPASGKPPRTSYHASNLYFLDSLQHEHAWEEGVPRYLHMLQHVYRTRNFTKPGQYVKAFHETDRVLALHNHFPLACLGGACSSYALETRHARLQHYRADCVTALSKTCADLRAQPVRDTALWRWREPLAASATAALSALGFLPPNR from the coding sequence ATGCGCGGGTGGTGTGCGGCGGGTGCGGGCGGTCGGTGGCGAGCGCGGTGCGCCGCCGTGCTGCTCGCGTGGTGCGCGCTCGCCGCGCTCATGCTTGCCCCGCGACTACAGACGCCGGCAACTGGGAGCAGACCCGCGCGACCTGCACGCCTCCTACTGCAAAGCGAACCCGCCGCCTCCACGTCCGCTCCTCCATCCTCCCTTGCCCCCGCTCTCCCCGCAACCGACACGCGAGTTCTCACAGAAGAAGAGTTGCGTGCCGATGCGGAGCGCCGCCTGCCCTCGCTACCGCTTTCCTATTGGCACAAGCACAAGGACGATAAGAACAAATTCTACAAGAAAAAGGACTGTGCGCCCTTCCCCTCTATATACGACATCGAGTTCCATAACACTTATTGGCAGACTTTGCGCGCCAAGGGTGAGGTGTTCCATCTGTATGGCGCGTACATGGATGCCCGCAATGCCTCGCGAATCGGACCTGCCGTGCGCGTCCTAGCTGTTCACGATCGCATTAAACCGACGCTCGCCACACACTGCCAGCTCTGGTTCGAGGAGCGCGAGGCACCCGTGGTGGTGCGAAACCTTGAGTACAAGTATGTGTGGAATAGTAAATGGGGCAATTACCGTGACGGCGTGCTGCAGCCTTACCTGATGGCATGCGTGCTTCCAGCTGACGTGCGTCACCTAGTGCCGGCCTCCGTTTCACTGGTGGCCAACCCCTGCGACCGCGCAACTAACAATTTGCGCGTACACAACGACCGACCACCAACGCCGGCTGAACGTAAAGATTTTGCCGTCTGCGTGAAAGGGCTGGATTTCTTACATGAGGATCTCTCGGTCAGGCTCGTCGAGTGGATAGAGATGGTGCGCCTGCTCGGTGCGCACAAAATTTTCTTCTACGAGCTCCAGGTTCACCCAAACATCACAAAAGTTTTGGATTACTATCAGGATCTCGGCGTAGTGGAAGTGACGCCTATAACTCTGCCTGGTGGACAACCTAATTTGCCAGGCTTGCAGCACATGTATCTCAAAAAGAAAACGACGCATAAACGACAGATGGAGCTGATACCGTACAACGACTGCTTGTACCGCCATATGTACCAATACCGGTGGCTGGCACTGCTAGACATTGACGAAGTGATAGTGCCGTTGGAAGACGGTGACTGGGGAGCGTTAATGCGACGTATTCTACCATTGTCAACACCCGCTTCGGGAAAGCCGCCTCGCACTTCATACCATGCGTCTAACCTATATTTCCTTGACTCATTGCAACATGAACACGCTTGGGAAGAGGGTGTTCCGCGCTACCTTCACATGCTACAGCACGTGTACCGCACTCGCAACTTTACCAAACCGGGCCAGTACGTGAAAGCGTTTCACGAGACGGACCGCGTGCTGGCACTGCACAACCACTTTCCTCTGGCTTGCCTTGGTGGTGCCTGCAGCTCATATGCGCTAGAGACGCGACACGCGCGTCTGCAGCACTATCGCGCCGACTGCGTTACGGCGCTTAGTAAGACGTGTGCCGATTTGCGTGCGCAGCCGGTACGGGATACAGCCCTGTGGCGTTGGCGGGAGCCGCTTGCTGCCAGTGCAACTGCGGCGCTTTCTGCATTAGGATTCCTGCCTCCCAACCGGTGA